The genomic interval AAAGTAGATAGCATCTCAGAGCAGCGGGCATTGGGCGCTACAGCTAGAGCCCCTCGCTGGGCTATCGCCTACAAATATCCGCCAGAAGAAGTCACCACGGAGCTTGTAGACATTCAGGTGGGAGTAGGAAGGACCGGGCGTGTCACACCTTTCGCTGTTATGCGTCCCGTCTTTGTTGCCGGATCCACTGTGTCCATGGCAACGCTGCATAACCAAACGGAAGTAAAACGTAAAGGGGTGCTCATAGGAGACACCGTGGTGATCCGCAAAGCCGGTGAGGTGATCCCAGAAGTCCTTGGACCGGTAGTGGAAAAGCGAGACGGGACTGAACGTGAGTTTATTTTCCCCACGTTGTGCCCTACCTGCGGTACCCGGCTTGCTCCCCAAAAAGAGGATGATGCGGACTGGCGCTGCCCCAATTCTCAGTCATGCCCGGCTCAGCTCAGCACACGTCTAACCTATCTCGCAGGGCGTGGTGCCTTTGATATTGAGGCTTTGGGAGAAAAAGCGGCGGAGGATCTTATCCGGACGGGCGTGCTTATCGACGAAGCCGGGTTGTTTAATCTCACAGAAGAAGACCTTCTCAAGACCCGTGTGTACACAACAAAGAAAAAGACACTAAATGCTACAGGGGCCAAGCTGCTGGCCAACTTAGAACAATCGAAAAAAGCTGACCTTTGGCGGGTTCTCGTTGCACTATCCATTAGGCACGTTGGTCCCACCGCCGCTCGAGCTCTAGCTGCCCGCTATCACTCTATGGACGCATTGCGCGCAGCCAGCGCGGAAGAAATCGCCGATACTGAAGGCGTAGGGGCCATCATTGCACAAAGCTTCAAGGATTGGTTCGAGCTTGATTGGCACGTCCACATCGTAGAACAGTGGGCTCTCGCCGGCGTGACTATGGCCGAAGAGACCTCTCAACTACCGGAACAGACATTGGCAGGCATGACTGTTGTTGTTACTGGTTCTTTGGAAGGATTTAGCCGCGACTCTGCTAAAGAAGCCATTATTAGCCGTGGCGGTAAGGCATCCACATCGGTTTCTAAAAAAACTGACTATGTTGTTGTCGGAGAAAACGCTGGTTCTAAGGAAACCAAAGCGCGAGAACTCGGACTCACCATTCTCGATGAAGCTGGCTTTATCCAACTACTAGAAAACGGGTCGGCATAAGCATCAGGTGTAGAGAGCAGTGGGGGAGACGCTCTCTACACCTGTCTTATTTATTCAAAATCCTGCCAAGGATCGTTCCCAGGTTTCCTAGGTGTTCCACCTCACTGCTGAGGTAATCCGGTCCGCCCACACGCCCGATGACAAGCACAAGGTTTGTCCCGATGAGCGGGGCTGCAGCAAGGGAGGAATCTAGGAGCCCCCACGACTGTGGGATCCACGGCTCGGACTCAGGAATGAGTGTGCGAGCTTGTTGGATGGGGACTATGTCGGGGCTGGACCCGTCGTCTTCAGGGGCAGCGATAGAAGCGGTGACACGGGTGACACCGCCGTGGACGTCGAGAAGCACTGCCCACGTAGAAGTAAGCGCCTGCGGCATATTGTTAACGAGTTTTGCCAAGGAATCAGAATGTGTATTAGCCCCGGCAACCGACGCCAGCATTGCGATTTGCCCACGACGATCAACACGGCCAGAAAATGGACGAATGGAATCGACGTCTACGCCCTCTACCTCGTGAGCGGCTGTGATTAAAGCGTCCGCCATCGTGCCTGCAGGAAGCTCGATCACCATATCGTCCATGACGGTGCCGTCGGGAAAAGACTCGACGACGTCTACGGAGGAAATATTGCCGTCGACAAGTCCAATGGCCTCTGCTAAGCGTCCGAGGCTACCTGGCGCATCGGGGATATGAACACGAATGAGGTAGGACATGAACAATCATCGCCTTTCTAGGGCGCAGCTCCGTTAAAAACGTAAGTCCGGTATGTCGGACGGGATTTGGAAAATACCTATCAAATACTAGGCGCCGATAATAATACGTTGTCTACGTTATGTGGTGGCGCTCTAGGGGACAGTATTTACAATGTTTATCGATTCTATAAGGGAAAGTCCCATTAATCTTGTGCGACGGAAAACCGGTGAATGAAATGTCTTAAGGGGCATTAGGAAAGTCACAAAGCGGTTTCCTAGGGGCTAGCCCGGTGCAGATGCTGAAGCAGGGAACCTGTGCAGTAGTATGTTCAAGAATGACAATGACCTCGTGCCGGTAGAGCGTGGCATGTAGGTTTACGTATTTTAATTAGTACCCAATGTGAGAAGGATCGACGAAAAGTGCCTGAGATTTCGCGCGATGAAGTCGCACACCTGGCCAAGTTATCGCGCTTGGCATTGACTGACGAAGAACTCGACCGATTTGCAGCGCAGATTGACGGCATCATCGGTAACGTGAGCGCTGTTCAAAAAGTCGCTGCAGAGGGGGTAGAGCCGATGAGTCACCCGCACTCGATTAAGACCACCATGCGTGAAGACGTAATTGAACAGATTATGACTCCAGAGCAGGCTCTTGATCAGGCTCCGGCTGTTGACCAACAGCGTTTCGTCGTTCCACAGATTCTAGGGGAGTAGTCCGAATGACCAATTATCTCGTGCCGGAGTCCGGACTCACATCACTTTCTGCTGCCGAACTCGCCCAGAAGATTCATTCCCGTGAGGTTACCTCGCGTGAGGTCACCCAAGCTCATCTTGACCGTATCGCTGAGGTCGATCCCACTCTTAACGCATTCTTGCATGTAGGTGCTGCGGAAGCGCTTGCTGCTGCCGACGAGGTGGACGCCGCCTTAGACCGTGGAGAAGCTCCGGCATCTGCACTTGCGGGTGTGCCTATTGCCCTCAAAGACGTCTTTGTTACCACGGATGCACCCACCACATGTGCTTCAAAGATGTTGGAAGGCTATGTTGCGCCTTATGACGCAACCGTCACCAAGAAACTTCGTGCCGCAGGCATTCCGATTTTGGGTAAGACAAACATGGATGAGTTCGCCATGGGCTCGTCCACGGAAAACTCCGCTTACGGCCCAACCCGCAACCCATGGGACACCGACCGCACACCAGGCGGCTCCGGTGGCGGTACATCCGCAGCGCTTGCATCCGGTGAAGCACCACTCGGTATCGGCACCGACACAGGCGGTTCCATCCGCCAGCCGGCAGCCCTAACCAACACGGTGGGAGTGAAGCCAACCTATGGCACTGTCTCTCGCTACGGCTTGGTGGCCTGTGCATCGTCGCTAGATCAAGGCGGGCCAACCGCAAGAACCGTTCTGGACACCGCATTGCTCCACGAAGTCATTGCAGGCCATGATAAATATGACGCTACCAGCGTAGATCGGCCAGTTGCTCCTGTGGTAGCAGCAGCGCGAGAAGGTGCAAACGGAGATCTGAGCGGCGTGAAAATTGGTGTGGTCAAGCAATTCGACCGCGACGGTTATCAGCCGGGAGTACTGGAGCAATTCCATGCCGCCGTGGAACAGCTTACGTCCCAGGGTGCGGAGATCGTGGAAGTTGATTGCCCACACTTTGACGATGCTCTGGCAGCGTACTATCTGATCCTGCCATGTGAGGTTTCCTCCAACCTGGCGCGTTTCGACGGTATGCGTTACGGTCTGCGCGAAGGCGACGATGGATCGCATTCGGCGGATGAAGTCATGTCTCTGTCTCGTGCGGCTGGATTTGGTCCTGAGGTAAAGCGCCGCATTATTCTAGGAACTTATGCGCTTTCTGTGGGTTACTACGATGCGTATTACCTGCAAGCACAGCGCGTACGTACCCTTATCGCTCAAGATTTTGCTGCGGCTTATGAAAAGTGCGACGTCTTGGTTTCCCCAACCACGCCGACCACTGCCTTTAAGCTCGGCGAGAAAATCTCTGATCCCCTAGCTATGTACAACTTTGATTTGTGCACCCTGCCGTTGAATCTTGCCGGCTTGTGCGGAATGTCTGTTCCTGCAGGATTGGCAAAAGACACGGGGCTGCCCGTGGGCTTGCAAATCATGGCACCAGCATTCTGCGATGACCGCCTGTACAAGGTGGGCGCCGCATTTGAAGCAGGTCGCAAGTAAACTTCTCTGAGGAATTCTCACGCCACGGCCCCTTTCTTCACTCACTGTTTTTAACGTACTGGGTGCTGAAAGGGGTCTTTGCTATCTCCAATACCTAGGGGCTACATGATGGAGACTTCAGAACAAGATCTGCATCACATAAAAACCTGAGGCCTCATCAAAAGTCACCTCGGAGAAACCAAGGTGTGAATAAACCTGGTGAGCCTTGGTGTTTGCTTTATCCACGGAGAGCGAGATGCCCGGCGCTCCTAGATTTTTAGCTAACGTTATGGCGGCGTTGAGTAGGAGAGAGGCTACGCCTGTGCCGCGAAATCTCGACTCGATGGCAATGGCAACCTCGGGGATCTCCTCGTTGACGTAACCGTAGCCGTGGTTGGTTGCGGTTCCCCACAGTAGCCAAGCACCGCCGGCAGGAATCCTGTTATTGTCCCAGGCGATAAAACCGCCATCTGTGGGGTCCCACTGATCTATATAAAAATATGTGTCGTTAATAAAGTTTTGGCTTAGCTCGGAGGTTTCATCACCATACACATCCGTGAGGAAGTTGAGTCGTGCAATATAGGTGCGGTCTGCCTCGCGTGTTGGGAGAAGGACAATATTCTGTTCGGTCATGACAGCAGAGTGTATACGTAGTGTCGCGGTGTATTGTGGGACGAGCACAATGAGCATTGGTGTGGAAGCTGCCTAGATTACCTTTAGTCTGTAGAGCGCGGATGACGTATTCGTAGGAGAAGAGCGAGTAGCGACGCACACTGGGGGTCTTCTTCTGTTACCGTCAGATGCTCGATGCGTTGAGCAAGAAGGTATCCCCAGGTTCATAGAAAGAAGGAACGCCCTATGAGCGTCGAGTCCCGTGACAAGCACGTTGATCCTGATGCGGGAAGATATAGCTCACAAGGTTTGGATTCCTATCCGGCGATGCCTCTTTCAGAAAAAGAGGCGTGGCCAGCACTGATTGCATTGTGCATTGGATTCTTTATGATCCTGCTTGATCAAACCATCGTGGTGGTGGCTACGCCAGCGTTGCAAAAAGAGTTGGGCGCATCGTATAACGAGGTCATCTGGGTAACTTCGGCGTATCTCCTCACCTTTGCTGTTCCCCTCCTTATCACGGGACGTCTCGGTGATCGCTTCGGTCCACGAAACGTGTATGTCGCTGGAATGGTCGTGTTTACGCTGAGCTCCCTGGCGTGTGGCTTTGCCCCGAATATGATCACGTTGATTCTTGCTCGGGCGGTGCAAGGCCTAGGGGCTTCCCTCCTTACACCGCAAACTATGAGCCTGATTAATCGGATGTTTGCTCGTGAACGACGAGGAGCCGCATTAGGAGTATGGGGCAGCGTGGCGGGCTTGGCTACTCTCACTGGCCCTATTCTCGGCGGCTTTATTACGGCTTCGTTTGGCTGGCAGTGGATCTTTTTTATCAACGTTCCACTTGGGATCGTGTCAGTCTGGTCTGTGATCCGTCTAGTGCCACGGTTGCGGCCGACTAATCGCAGCATCGACGGCCTGAGCATGGTGCTCTCTGTTATCGCTGTTTTTTCTCTTGTGTTTGCCCTCCAAGAGGGTGAAAATGCCGGTTGGGGCTGGTGGATCTGGGTTCTCATCTTAGTCGGACTTGTTGTTACCGTATTGTTTGTTTACCAGCAAGAGCGGGCAGAAAAAGCAGGAAAAGATGCTTTGATGCCTTTGTCACTTTTCTCGATCCGCAATTTTTCGCTAGGAAATATCGGCATTACTGCTATGGGTTTTGCTATCGCGGGTACGCCTTTGCCAATCATGTTGTTTTTACAGCAGGTGCATGGGTTATCAGCGTTGCAAGCAGGCCTATTTTTAGTCCCGCAAGCACTCATATCTGTGATATTTTCCCCGTTCATCGGCAAGCTTTCAGATAAGCGTTCGCCCCATCACATAGCAGCTTTTGGCTTTACGACGATGGCTATTGGGCTTGGAAGCGTTGCACTTGTGATGATTCTCGAGGTTTCTGTTTATTGGGTTCTTCTCGCGTTTATTATCTACGGGCTGGGCAATGCGTTTGTATGGTCGCCCAACTCTACATCGACGATGCGGGATCTTCCCTTGCACCACATGGGAGTGGGATCTGGCGTGTATAACACCACACGCCAGATCGGATCGGTCATGGGATCAGCAGCTATCGGGGCAGTATTGCAGTGGCGAATCATGGTTGCAAGCCCAAGCTCGGCCTACGGCGAAGCCGTTTTGGTAGGTGCAGGATTCCTCATCTTCGGCATTATTTCTGCTCTTTTAGCTAGAGAAAACAGCTAGCCAGCCTTGGGAACACCGCCAGAAAGCGGCTTAACGAGTATCCGATAATGCGTAGGAGACTGTTGCAGTTGCAGCGGTGACCGTCAGTACTGCAGGCCATGCGCCGATCTTTTTCGCAAGCGGATGGCTAAGTCCGAATGCTCCAATGTAGGTTGCAGCGAGAGCAGATGTCAGTGGGGCTCCGCCTTGGGCCCACCAAGAACGTCCTGCCCACACGCCTGCGGCTGCTAGGACGATGCCACCAAGTGGTCGTATACCGGTCTCGCGTGCAGTGAGCCAGCCTCCTATAAGGCCACTAGCAACAACTGCAGATGTGTTGACCTCCGCGGGAGGTTTGATGTCAAAACCCATAAATTGTGCCATGTTGCTCATGCTACAGGCTGAGATGTTTGTGCGATGTGAGCGTTTGGTAGGAGAGGGCGTCGATACGCTTTTGCGTCGGGGGTGTCGCAGTGAGAGATTCGTTTTCTTAGGATCTTGCTATTTATAATGTAGAAGACTTTCAGTGACTGAGTGAGTGGCTATAGCGCCACATCGGGAATCTGGTGCAAAACCAGAACTGGCGCGCAGCGGTGAGGATACAACTTCAATTACCTTGAGATACCACTGGGCTTAGATTCCTGGGAAGGGCGTAATTGTGGGCTTGAGTATCCAAGTCCGAAGACCGGCTTAGTCAGCAGGCTTGTTCTGCTGCCTCGCGATTTAGGTGGACAGACTGACTCAAGTGGGTCTTGTAGTGCGTAAAATTGCCACTCCAGCGCTTTTCCTGATTATTGCAGGACTAGCCGCACTGAGTTTTGTGGTGTCTTTGTCTTTTGGGTCAGTTGATTATTCACGCTCGGAAGTGTGG from Corynebacterium ulcerans carries:
- the ligA gene encoding NAD-dependent DNA ligase LigA, whose translation is MKGSVWGQKPLKLSTNDKLASVTDSNIELRRQWDELAEQVRYHRDAYYNGTPEISDQEFDALFQALQRLEAEHPELAVPDSPTLEVGAPVALGSSFNNVEHLERLMSLDNVFDAAELSDWLQRTPAQSYLTELKIDGLSLDLIYREGKLWRAATRGDGRIGEDVTENAKVIADVPHLLSESAEFPVPELLEVRGEVFIAVEDFAAVNEQRQLEGGKPFANPRNAAAGSLRQKDVEAVKKRRLRMICHGLGATKGFTPASQYHAYEALAAWGLPVSPYTELVHSAAEVQEKVLYWAEHRHDAAHEMDGVVVKVDSISEQRALGATARAPRWAIAYKYPPEEVTTELVDIQVGVGRTGRVTPFAVMRPVFVAGSTVSMATLHNQTEVKRKGVLIGDTVVIRKAGEVIPEVLGPVVEKRDGTEREFIFPTLCPTCGTRLAPQKEDDADWRCPNSQSCPAQLSTRLTYLAGRGAFDIEALGEKAAEDLIRTGVLIDEAGLFNLTEEDLLKTRVYTTKKKTLNATGAKLLANLEQSKKADLWRVLVALSIRHVGPTAARALAARYHSMDALRAASAEEIADTEGVGAIIAQSFKDWFELDWHVHIVEQWALAGVTMAEETSQLPEQTLAGMTVVVTGSLEGFSRDSAKEAIISRGGKASTSVSKKTDYVVVGENAGSKETKARELGLTILDEAGFIQLLENGSA
- the gatC gene encoding Asp-tRNA(Asn)/Glu-tRNA(Gln) amidotransferase subunit GatC translates to MPEISRDEVAHLAKLSRLALTDEELDRFAAQIDGIIGNVSAVQKVAAEGVEPMSHPHSIKTTMREDVIEQIMTPEQALDQAPAVDQQRFVVPQILGE
- the gatA gene encoding Asp-tRNA(Asn)/Glu-tRNA(Gln) amidotransferase subunit GatA, whose amino-acid sequence is MTNYLVPESGLTSLSAAELAQKIHSREVTSREVTQAHLDRIAEVDPTLNAFLHVGAAEALAAADEVDAALDRGEAPASALAGVPIALKDVFVTTDAPTTCASKMLEGYVAPYDATVTKKLRAAGIPILGKTNMDEFAMGSSTENSAYGPTRNPWDTDRTPGGSGGGTSAALASGEAPLGIGTDTGGSIRQPAALTNTVGVKPTYGTVSRYGLVACASSLDQGGPTARTVLDTALLHEVIAGHDKYDATSVDRPVAPVVAAAREGANGDLSGVKIGVVKQFDRDGYQPGVLEQFHAAVEQLTSQGAEIVEVDCPHFDDALAAYYLILPCEVSSNLARFDGMRYGLREGDDGSHSADEVMSLSRAAGFGPEVKRRIILGTYALSVGYYDAYYLQAQRVRTLIAQDFAAAYEKCDVLVSPTTPTTAFKLGEKISDPLAMYNFDLCTLPLNLAGLCGMSVPAGLAKDTGLPVGLQIMAPAFCDDRLYKVGAAFEAGRK
- a CDS encoding GNAT family N-acetyltransferase encodes the protein MTEQNIVLLPTREADRTYIARLNFLTDVYGDETSELSQNFINDTYFYIDQWDPTDGGFIAWDNNRIPAGGAWLLWGTATNHGYGYVNEEIPEVAIAIESRFRGTGVASLLLNAAITLAKNLGAPGISLSVDKANTKAHQVYSHLGFSEVTFDEASGFYVMQILF
- a CDS encoding DHA2 family efflux MFS transporter permease subunit, which produces MSVESRDKHVDPDAGRYSSQGLDSYPAMPLSEKEAWPALIALCIGFFMILLDQTIVVVATPALQKELGASYNEVIWVTSAYLLTFAVPLLITGRLGDRFGPRNVYVAGMVVFTLSSLACGFAPNMITLILARAVQGLGASLLTPQTMSLINRMFARERRGAALGVWGSVAGLATLTGPILGGFITASFGWQWIFFINVPLGIVSVWSVIRLVPRLRPTNRSIDGLSMVLSVIAVFSLVFALQEGENAGWGWWIWVLILVGLVVTVLFVYQQERAEKAGKDALMPLSLFSIRNFSLGNIGITAMGFAIAGTPLPIMLFLQQVHGLSALQAGLFLVPQALISVIFSPFIGKLSDKRSPHHIAAFGFTTMAIGLGSVALVMILEVSVYWVLLAFIIYGLGNAFVWSPNSTSTMRDLPLHHMGVGSGVYNTTRQIGSVMGSAAIGAVLQWRIMVASPSSAYGEAVLVGAGFLIFGIISALLARENS